In the Paraburkholderia acidisoli genome, one interval contains:
- a CDS encoding glycosyl transferase family protein: MTLATLGFYGRVMLAEYYQWLEHAAFVVSAAILLSSLDDLFIDLWYWIREAVRFFTVRRQHKPLTVAQLQQRAEQPLAIMVPAWHEHDVIAAMIEDLVRVLDYRSYRVFVGTYQNDAATIAEVERMRHRYKHLHRVEVPHDGPTCKADCLNWIIQSIYRYEFESGTEFAGIIMHDSEDVLHPLELKFFNYLLPRKDMIQLPVASLEREWCELVAGTYMDEFAEWHAKDLVVRESLVGTVPSAGVGTCFSRRAMLALMAETDAQPFNTESLTEDYDVGERIGRMGMQAIFARFPVQFVTRRTTWFGLGKEREVTTTMPLCVREYFPDTLRTAWRQRARWTLGIGLQGWTLTGWSGSLANRYLLLRDRKGIVTSFIGMVGYLLVIQFMLFALASLAGLTPDLFPSPFIDSPWMSAMLTANFCALTLRVVQRVIFTTRLYGWEHGVLAVPRLVISNFINFLAALRAWRLFLIHVVTGKPLSWDKTMHDFPSAGGVRSTRQTLGELLVSWQAIEPETLERALKEEHARHAPLGRVLMANGWLDEETLAEAIAFQSDLPRGELVPEWLDDPANTVPLDVLVRLRTLQQGVDENGHARFIAANLLADTALDQLHAITGRIITLAIVRESEVAAGLRLKRGVDEAQLREALDGDDEEGGGEAVTVRGTPLLGDLLIEMGLVSRERFEAAMKAYRPDRDGRIGDYMVARHVISREALKSAVAAQQRLREAQSGGR; the protein is encoded by the coding sequence ATGACGCTCGCGACCCTGGGGTTCTATGGCCGCGTGATGCTGGCCGAGTACTACCAATGGCTCGAGCACGCCGCGTTCGTGGTCTCGGCGGCGATCCTGCTGTCGAGCCTCGACGATCTCTTCATCGACCTCTGGTACTGGATACGCGAGGCCGTGCGTTTCTTCACGGTCAGGCGCCAGCACAAGCCGCTCACGGTCGCGCAGTTGCAGCAGCGCGCCGAGCAGCCGCTCGCGATCATGGTGCCCGCGTGGCACGAGCACGACGTGATCGCGGCGATGATCGAAGACCTCGTGCGCGTGCTCGATTACCGGTCCTACCGCGTGTTCGTCGGCACCTACCAGAACGATGCGGCGACGATCGCCGAAGTGGAGCGCATGCGGCATCGCTACAAGCATCTGCATCGCGTGGAAGTGCCGCACGACGGACCGACCTGTAAGGCCGACTGCCTCAACTGGATCATTCAGTCGATCTACCGCTACGAGTTCGAGTCGGGCACCGAGTTCGCGGGCATCATCATGCACGACAGCGAGGACGTGCTGCATCCGCTCGAACTCAAGTTCTTCAACTATCTGCTGCCGCGCAAGGACATGATCCAGCTGCCGGTGGCGTCGCTGGAGCGCGAGTGGTGCGAGCTGGTGGCCGGCACCTACATGGACGAATTCGCCGAGTGGCACGCGAAGGATCTGGTGGTGCGCGAAAGCCTCGTGGGCACGGTGCCTTCGGCGGGCGTGGGCACGTGTTTCTCGCGCCGCGCGATGCTCGCATTGATGGCCGAAACCGACGCGCAGCCGTTCAACACCGAGAGCCTCACCGAGGACTACGACGTGGGCGAGCGCATCGGGCGCATGGGCATGCAGGCGATCTTCGCGCGCTTTCCCGTGCAGTTCGTCACGCGCCGCACCACGTGGTTCGGGCTCGGCAAGGAACGCGAAGTCACCACGACCATGCCGCTGTGCGTGCGCGAGTATTTCCCGGATACCTTGCGCACCGCGTGGCGGCAACGCGCGCGCTGGACGCTCGGCATCGGCCTGCAAGGCTGGACGCTCACGGGCTGGAGCGGCTCGCTCGCGAACCGCTATCTGCTGCTGCGCGACCGCAAGGGCATCGTGACGTCGTTCATCGGCATGGTGGGCTACCTGCTGGTGATCCAGTTCATGTTGTTCGCGCTCGCCTCGCTGGCGGGGCTCACGCCCGACCTGTTCCCCTCGCCGTTCATCGACTCCCCGTGGATGAGCGCCATGCTCACCGCCAACTTCTGCGCGCTCACGCTGCGCGTGGTGCAGCGCGTGATCTTCACCACGCGGCTTTATGGCTGGGAACACGGCGTGCTGGCGGTGCCGCGGCTCGTTATCAGCAACTTCATCAACTTTCTCGCCGCGCTGCGGGCGTGGCGGCTTTTTCTCATTCATGTCGTGACCGGAAAACCGCTTTCGTGGGACAAGACGATGCACGACTTTCCGAGCGCGGGCGGCGTGCGCAGCACGCGTCAGACGCTCGGTGAACTGCTCGTGTCGTGGCAGGCGATCGAGCCGGAAACGCTCGAACGCGCGCTCAAGGAAGAACACGCTCGGCACGCGCCGCTCGGCCGCGTGCTGATGGCCAATGGCTGGCTCGACGAAGAAACGCTCGCGGAAGCCATTGCGTTTCAGAGCGACCTGCCGCGCGGCGAACTCGTGCCCGAGTGGCTCGACGATCCGGCCAATACCGTGCCGCTCGACGTGCTCGTGCGCTTGCGCACGCTGCAGCAGGGCGTCGATGAAAACGGCCACGCGCGTTTCATCGCCGCGAACCTGCTCGCCGATACCGCGCTCGACCAACTGCACGCGATCACGGGCCGCATCATCACGCTCGCGATCGTGCGCGAGAGCGAAGTCGCGGCGGGCTTGCGCCTGAAGCGCGGCGTGGACGAAGCGCAGTTGCGCGAAGCCCTCGACGGCGACGACGAAGAGGGCGGCGGCGAAGCCGTGACCGTGCGTGGCACGCCGCTGCTCGGCGATCTGCTGATCGAAATGGGACTGGTGTCGCGCGAGCGTTTCGAAGCGGCGATGAAGGCGTATCGCCCCGACCGCGACGGCCGGATCGGCGACTACATGGTGGCGCGCCACGTGATCTCGCGCGAGGCGCTCAAGAGCGCCGTGGCCGCGCAACAGCGCCTGCGCGAAGCGCAATCGGGAGGCCGATGA
- a CDS encoding NfrA family protein yields the protein MKRAIPKALPTPRSAPFLSPHALPRHAAVASLLAALLALHAPQARADHALPLPLAGAPYRVAREAYAAYDAHRYADSAALASEAIRQRPDVIELRMLLANALAADGHLDAAERSLSDAIDTLGPDRQLTARRAQIASVAAGGGGATDVPGPAGVAARAAYDAYSHKDYDAAIAEARRAIELAPEVERLRYLLIDALYADHRDEDAWAAIQDADAQFGAQDALRTRSEYVGARLAPVASNAAFSAREHGDLATAQTLAEKAVAYAPDRDAYRLQLLDVLFARGDYAGAEQAASDAIAANRNDVMAWTLRGYARAAQHEPAADSDFAQVLALTSANDTDTEASSDATKRTARDDRVARVIVADVRLAEHRPQDALDVLAPLQTQQDDTDAVIALRRKRAQRMLAANPANPANEMQATATAPLSAQTQPVFDCRADQYGASCDLYAADPAFADVRGARAATARGDHAAAVKAMRAAVAAVPDDPTLQLALIDALVANGNTRAARAAAREALASGAADGMAPLQTAYLAQRAGDSPRAYAEFARADAQGQLPPAAAGDAGYAALQSHHNAQGATWLEHAIDYGTQPPAGVAPMTDAALSDARHAHADATRNWGFTASVNYRGGGIQSGLASNNPTPGLENNWQAGTEAYWRPFGSLGERMFELYARGYENFGVKGDAPSGVQTLQTAIGARVKPFTSTNAIFAFERILPIGSAVQGDWLGRVAWSDGFGDDLRGGAPSWWTGTVYGEAGHYIQHPSTYATANARIGRTFRLDAISPNLTVFPHLVAGADYDSTIDHSVPVGIGAGVSARWWFRGGPYDAPRSFVDMTVQYRVRVAGDSRARGVFLGATFSY from the coding sequence ATGAAGCGCGCCATTCCGAAAGCCCTGCCTACGCCGCGCAGTGCGCCGTTCCTGTCGCCGCATGCGCTGCCGCGCCATGCGGCCGTGGCCTCGCTGCTCGCGGCGCTGCTGGCGCTGCATGCGCCGCAGGCGCGCGCCGACCACGCCTTGCCGCTGCCGCTCGCCGGCGCGCCGTACCGCGTGGCGCGAGAGGCCTACGCGGCTTATGACGCGCACCGTTATGCCGATAGTGCCGCGCTCGCGAGCGAAGCCATACGCCAGCGGCCCGACGTGATCGAGCTGCGCATGCTGCTCGCGAACGCGCTGGCCGCCGACGGTCATCTCGACGCCGCCGAACGCAGCCTGAGCGACGCGATCGACACGCTCGGCCCCGACCGCCAGTTGACCGCGCGGCGCGCGCAGATCGCCTCCGTGGCGGCGGGCGGCGGTGGCGCCACGGACGTGCCGGGACCGGCCGGCGTGGCCGCGCGCGCCGCCTACGACGCGTATTCGCACAAGGACTACGACGCGGCCATCGCCGAGGCGCGCCGCGCCATCGAACTCGCGCCCGAGGTCGAGCGCCTGCGCTATCTGCTGATCGACGCGCTCTACGCCGATCATCGCGACGAAGACGCCTGGGCCGCGATTCAGGACGCCGACGCGCAATTCGGCGCGCAGGACGCGTTGCGCACGCGCAGCGAATACGTGGGCGCGCGGCTCGCGCCGGTGGCGTCGAACGCGGCGTTTTCGGCGCGCGAGCACGGCGATCTCGCCACGGCGCAAACGCTCGCCGAAAAAGCCGTGGCGTACGCGCCCGATCGCGACGCGTATCGCCTGCAACTGCTCGACGTGCTGTTCGCGCGCGGCGACTACGCGGGCGCGGAGCAGGCGGCGAGCGATGCCATCGCGGCGAACCGCAACGACGTGATGGCGTGGACCTTGCGCGGCTACGCGCGGGCGGCGCAACACGAACCCGCAGCCGACAGCGATTTCGCGCAGGTGCTGGCGTTGACCTCGGCGAATGATACGGATACCGAAGCAAGCAGCGACGCCACGAAACGCACCGCGCGCGACGACCGCGTGGCGCGCGTGATCGTGGCCGATGTGCGGCTCGCCGAACATCGGCCGCAAGACGCGCTCGACGTGCTCGCGCCGTTGCAGACGCAACAGGACGACACCGACGCCGTGATCGCGCTGCGCCGCAAGCGCGCGCAGCGCATGCTCGCGGCGAACCCGGCAAACCCGGCGAACGAAATGCAGGCCACGGCCACCGCGCCGTTGAGCGCGCAAACGCAGCCGGTGTTCGATTGCCGCGCCGATCAATACGGCGCCTCCTGCGACCTCTACGCCGCCGATCCCGCGTTCGCCGACGTGCGCGGCGCGCGCGCGGCCACGGCGCGCGGCGATCATGCGGCCGCGGTGAAGGCGATGCGCGCGGCCGTGGCGGCCGTCCCCGACGACCCCACGCTGCAACTCGCGCTGATCGACGCGCTGGTCGCGAACGGCAATACGCGCGCGGCTCGCGCGGCCGCGCGCGAAGCGTTGGCCTCGGGCGCGGCGGACGGCATGGCGCCGCTGCAAACCGCGTATCTCGCGCAGCGTGCGGGCGACTCGCCGCGCGCGTACGCCGAGTTCGCGCGCGCCGACGCGCAGGGCCAGTTGCCGCCGGCGGCGGCGGGCGACGCGGGGTATGCGGCGTTGCAGTCGCATCACAACGCGCAGGGCGCCACGTGGCTCGAACACGCGATCGACTATGGCACGCAGCCGCCCGCAGGCGTCGCGCCGATGACCGACGCGGCGCTCTCCGACGCGCGCCACGCGCATGCGGACGCCACGCGCAACTGGGGCTTCACGGCTTCGGTCAACTATCGCGGCGGCGGCATCCAGAGCGGCCTCGCCAGCAACAACCCCACGCCGGGCCTCGAAAACAACTGGCAGGCGGGCACCGAAGCGTACTGGCGGCCGTTCGGCAGCCTCGGCGAGCGCATGTTCGAACTCTACGCGCGCGGCTACGAAAACTTCGGCGTGAAGGGCGACGCGCCCTCGGGCGTGCAGACGCTGCAAACGGCCATCGGTGCGCGCGTGAAGCCGTTCACCTCGACCAACGCGATTTTCGCGTTCGAGCGCATCTTGCCGATCGGCTCGGCGGTGCAGGGCGACTGGCTCGGGCGCGTGGCGTGGTCGGACGGTTTCGGCGACGACCTGCGCGGCGGCGCGCCGAGCTGGTGGACGGGCACGGTGTACGGCGAAGCGGGCCACTACATCCAGCATCCGTCCACCTACGCCACGGCCAACGCGCGCATCGGGCGCACGTTCCGGCTCGACGCCATCAGCCCGAATCTCACGGTGTTCCCGCATCTGGTCGCGGGCGCCGACTACGACTCGACCATCGATCACAGCGTGCCCGTAGGCATCGGCGCGGGCGTCTCCGCGCGCTGGTGGTTCCGCGGCGGCCCGTACGACGCGCCGCGTTCGTTCGTCGACATGACCGTGCAATACCGTGTGCGCGTGGCAGGCGATTCGCGCGCGCGCGGCGTGTTTCTCGGCGCGACGTTCTCGTACTGA
- the wecB gene encoding non-hydrolyzing UDP-N-acetylglucosamine 2-epimerase, whose amino-acid sequence MKVLTLFGTRPEAIKMAPLVGALAREREVQNVVCVTGQHRQMLDTVMSLFGIEAQHDLDVMMPGQTLNGLFSRAVARIDEVLEAERPDLVLVHGDTSTACAGALAAFHRRIAFGHVEAGLRTGDLARPFPEEMNRRIVDIGANWLFAPTETSRANLVSERAPGRIVVTGNTVIDALAALQPRLADDMPLARAAAARYPWLDASRRLLLVTGHRRESFGDGFRQICGALAELAAREDLQIVYPVHLNPAVRDLVTAELAGLERVHLIAPLDYVDFVWFMQRAHVILTDSGGVQEEAPWLGKPVLVMRDVTERPEAVAAGTVALVGAHRERIVEGVARLLDDDAAHAAFARRVNPYGDGFASQRIVDALLGREVEAFAPIELASAA is encoded by the coding sequence ATGAAAGTCCTGACTCTGTTTGGCACGCGGCCCGAAGCGATCAAGATGGCGCCGCTCGTGGGCGCGCTCGCGCGCGAACGCGAGGTGCAGAACGTCGTCTGCGTGACGGGTCAGCATCGGCAGATGCTCGACACGGTGATGTCGCTGTTCGGCATCGAGGCGCAGCACGATCTCGACGTGATGATGCCGGGGCAAACGCTGAACGGCCTGTTCTCGCGCGCCGTCGCGCGCATCGACGAGGTGCTCGAAGCGGAGCGGCCCGACCTCGTGCTGGTGCACGGCGACACGAGCACGGCCTGCGCGGGCGCGCTCGCGGCGTTTCACCGGCGCATCGCGTTCGGGCACGTGGAAGCGGGCTTGCGTACCGGCGATCTCGCGCGGCCGTTTCCCGAGGAAATGAACCGCCGGATCGTCGATATCGGGGCGAACTGGCTGTTCGCGCCCACCGAAACCTCGCGCGCGAATCTCGTGAGTGAACGGGCGCCGGGGCGCATCGTCGTGACGGGCAACACCGTGATCGACGCGCTGGCGGCCCTGCAACCCAGGCTCGCCGACGACATGCCGCTCGCGCGCGCGGCGGCGGCGCGCTACCCGTGGCTCGATGCGTCGCGGCGATTGCTGCTGGTCACGGGCCACCGCCGCGAGAGTTTCGGCGACGGCTTCCGGCAGATTTGCGGGGCGCTCGCGGAACTCGCGGCGCGCGAAGACCTGCAGATCGTGTATCCCGTGCATCTGAACCCGGCCGTGCGCGATCTCGTGACGGCCGAACTCGCCGGGCTCGAGCGCGTGCATCTGATCGCGCCGCTCGACTACGTCGATTTCGTCTGGTTCATGCAGCGCGCGCACGTGATCCTCACCGACTCGGGCGGCGTGCAGGAAGAAGCGCCGTGGCTCGGCAAGCCGGTGCTGGTGATGCGCGACGTGACCGAGCGCCCCGAAGCCGTGGCGGCCGGCACGGTCGCGCTGGTGGGCGCGCATCGCGAACGCATCGTGGAAGGCGTGGCGCGCCTGCTCGACGACGATGCCGCGCACGCGGCGTTTGCGCGGCGCGTGAATCCGTACGGCGACGGTTTCGCCTCGCAACGGATCGTCGACGCGCTGCTCGGGCGCGAGGTGGAGGCGTTCGCGCCCATCGAGCTCGCGAGCGCGGCATAG
- a CDS encoding DUF4434 domain-containing protein, which translates to MPFTRAHSRLVPSAPTSPARRRLLQAAALAACLPLAACESPVALAGTFVQLWREHLDWSREQWQSRLAATRKFGCTTIFVQWVAIDTQNSSENHDWAASDTLLQGLLDDCAQLGITVHLGLPYDDRWWQVIGAADVNALDAFLASTAARATAWMRAAAWPRHRAFGGWYVPYEIEQYSWADAARAQRLATWLHTLAEVAKATSTRAPTLSTYHSRLAAPHANATLDGLWRTLLAHADVHPMIQDGAGAEGLGAYTALQPLHDLFVAQGVPFDLIVELFENVAPHGAPPQNGNAGFAARAATYARVQAQWKIARDYGAQRVVAFALDPYVIGDAPGAHALRDAWRSALR; encoded by the coding sequence ATGCCTTTTACGCGCGCCCATTCCCGCCTGGTGCCCTCCGCGCCCACCTCGCCCGCCCGCCGCCGCCTGCTGCAAGCCGCCGCGCTCGCCGCCTGCCTGCCGCTCGCGGCGTGCGAGTCGCCCGTCGCGCTCGCGGGCACGTTCGTGCAGCTGTGGCGCGAGCATCTGGACTGGTCGCGCGAGCAATGGCAAAGCCGCCTCGCGGCCACGCGCAAGTTCGGCTGCACGACGATCTTCGTGCAATGGGTGGCCATCGACACGCAGAACAGCAGCGAGAACCACGACTGGGCGGCGTCCGACACGCTGCTGCAAGGTCTGCTCGACGACTGCGCGCAACTCGGCATCACCGTGCATCTGGGGCTGCCCTACGACGACCGCTGGTGGCAGGTGATCGGCGCGGCGGACGTGAACGCGCTCGACGCCTTTCTCGCGAGCACGGCCGCGCGCGCGACCGCCTGGATGCGCGCGGCGGCGTGGCCGCGTCATCGCGCGTTCGGCGGGTGGTACGTGCCGTATGAGATCGAGCAATATTCCTGGGCCGATGCCGCGCGCGCGCAGCGTCTCGCCACCTGGCTGCATACGCTCGCCGAGGTCGCGAAGGCCACCAGCACGCGCGCGCCCACGCTCTCCACCTATCACAGCCGGCTCGCCGCGCCGCATGCGAACGCCACGCTCGACGGCCTCTGGCGCACGCTGCTCGCGCACGCCGACGTGCATCCGATGATCCAGGACGGCGCGGGCGCCGAAGGCCTCGGCGCTTACACGGCCTTGCAGCCGCTGCACGACCTGTTCGTCGCGCAAGGCGTGCCGTTCGATCTGATCGTCGAGCTATTCGAGAACGTCGCGCCGCACGGGGCGCCCCCGCAAAACGGCAACGCGGGTTTCGCGGCGCGCGCCGCGACCTACGCGCGCGTGCAGGCGCAGTGGAAGATCGCGCGCGATTACGGCGCGCAACGCGTGGTGGCGTTCGCGCTCGATCCGTACGTGATCGGCGACGCGCCGGGCGCGCACGCGCTGCGCGACGCGTGGCGCTCGGCGTTGCGCTAA
- a CDS encoding flavin reductase family protein — translation MATLPKREAFPVERARRYLEPGPIVLVSSRWSGHDNIMTLGWHTVMEFSPSLIGCMIAGGNHSFEMIRRSGECVLNVPTTRLTDAVVKIGNTSGADLDKFAECGLTRGTMHGVSAPSIEECHASFACRLHDDGWVDKYNFFVFEIVDARVAPSPDLPETLHYTGDGVFTLSGKAISRKRWFRPEML, via the coding sequence ATGGCGACACTCCCGAAGCGCGAAGCTTTTCCCGTCGAACGCGCGCGACGCTACCTCGAACCCGGCCCGATCGTGCTCGTTTCATCGCGCTGGAGCGGGCACGACAACATCATGACGCTGGGCTGGCACACGGTCATGGAGTTCTCGCCCTCGCTGATCGGTTGCATGATCGCGGGCGGCAATCACAGCTTCGAGATGATCCGGCGCAGCGGCGAATGCGTGCTCAACGTGCCGACCACGCGCCTGACCGACGCCGTCGTGAAGATCGGCAACACCTCGGGCGCCGATCTCGACAAGTTCGCCGAATGCGGCCTCACGCGCGGCACGATGCACGGTGTGAGCGCGCCGTCGATCGAGGAATGCCACGCGAGTTTCGCGTGCCGGCTGCACGACGACGGCTGGGTCGACAAATACAACTTCTTCGTGTTCGAGATCGTCGATGCGCGCGTCGCGCCGTCGCCCGATTTGCCCGAGACGCTGCACTACACCGGCGACGGCGTGTTCACGCTCTCGGGCAAGGCCATCTCGCGCAAGCGCTGGTTCCGGCCGGAGATGCTATAG
- a CDS encoding MmgE/PrpD family protein, which produces MSSVAAAFARGLHQLARQPLPPEVVAEAKRSLINVIGTSIGASRHAGVTAILAAARDLGVVTLAPVPGRRERADEHFAALATGFAGHLDDFDDTHLATVIHPAASVWAVLTALAPATQPTGAQALAAFALGCEAQLRVGVSISPEHYDRGWHITGTCGVIGCAAAAALLLKLDAGGIARACEIAASMFVGQREAFGTMTKPYHPGKAAANGIAAARLAQRGQAAQAEIFEAPGGYSHSLSTRVDFERMTGQMGERWELLSNTYKPYPCGIVAHPAIDAGLALAAQIAEAGEIESITLRCHPLVPELMGNPQPKDGLQARFSAIHGVAAALCDKRVGLAQYDDARVVQPDVTALRAQTTLAPDASVNRDEAFIEARLRGGRTVAHHVEHARGSLARPLTNAELRDKVEQLIDPVLGAGAAARIAGAVHDFDALAALGPFFELCLPREPHHA; this is translated from the coding sequence ATGAGTTCCGTTGCCGCCGCGTTCGCCCGCGGCCTGCATCAACTGGCCCGGCAGCCGCTGCCGCCCGAGGTCGTCGCGGAGGCGAAGCGCTCGCTCATCAACGTGATCGGCACGTCGATCGGCGCGTCGCGGCATGCGGGCGTGACCGCGATCCTCGCTGCCGCGCGCGATCTCGGCGTCGTTACGCTCGCGCCGGTGCCGGGCCGCCGCGAGCGCGCGGACGAGCATTTCGCCGCGCTCGCCACCGGTTTCGCAGGCCATCTCGACGACTTCGACGACACCCATCTCGCCACCGTGATCCATCCCGCCGCCTCGGTGTGGGCGGTGCTCACGGCGCTCGCCCCCGCCACGCAGCCCACGGGCGCGCAGGCGCTCGCGGCGTTTGCGCTGGGCTGCGAGGCGCAGTTGCGCGTGGGCGTGTCGATCTCGCCCGAGCACTACGATCGCGGCTGGCACATCACGGGCACCTGTGGCGTGATCGGCTGCGCGGCGGCGGCGGCGCTGCTGCTGAAACTCGACGCCGGCGGCATCGCGCGCGCGTGCGAGATCGCCGCGTCGATGTTCGTCGGCCAGCGCGAGGCGTTCGGCACCATGACCAAGCCATATCACCCCGGCAAGGCCGCGGCGAACGGCATCGCGGCCGCGCGGCTCGCGCAGCGGGGCCAGGCGGCGCAGGCGGAGATTTTCGAGGCGCCGGGCGGCTACTCGCACTCGCTTTCCACCCGCGTCGACTTCGAGCGCATGACGGGGCAGATGGGCGAGCGCTGGGAACTGCTGTCGAACACGTACAAGCCGTATCCGTGCGGGATCGTTGCGCATCCGGCCATCGACGCGGGTCTCGCGCTCGCCGCGCAGATCGCCGAGGCGGGCGAGATCGAATCGATCACGCTGCGCTGCCATCCGCTCGTGCCGGAACTCATGGGCAACCCGCAGCCGAAGGACGGCTTGCAGGCGCGCTTTTCGGCGATCCACGGCGTGGCCGCGGCGCTCTGCGACAAGCGCGTGGGCCTCGCGCAATACGACGACGCGCGCGTCGTGCAGCCCGACGTGACGGCGTTGCGCGCGCAGACGACGCTCGCGCCCGACGCCAGCGTGAATCGCGACGAGGCGTTTATCGAGGCGCGCCTGCGCGGCGGCCGTACAGTCGCGCATCACGTCGAGCATGCGCGCGGCAGTCTGGCACGGCCGCTCACGAACGCGGAGTTGCGCGACAAGGTCGAGCAGTTGATCGATCCCGTGCTCGGCGCGGGCGCGGCCGCGCGTATCGCCGGGGCCGTGCACGACTTCGACGCGTTGGCCGCGCTCGGACCTTTCTTCGAACTTTGCCTGCCTCGGGAGCCGCACCATGCATGA
- a CDS encoding MmgE/PrpD family protein yields the protein MHEAAAHSAVSEALVTLALAPLPNEAQGAVEAARRALQESREHASSGDGVSRRLTQPLQPLAERASSNDARLRAWTLGAQLAARGEPSLATPVLAAAVAAGERFGASGDAIAAAVAAGTEAATRVLAALDSSDYRARWNVVSSIGVLGATLAVARLLQLDAPRTRHALGVAATQAAGLARNAGTALEAIEIGKAAADAIEAALIAKHGFTSAAAAIDGRRGLAALMAYRFDAGQIVGRVDAAWLSGA from the coding sequence ATGCATGAGGCCGCCGCGCATTCCGCTGTTTCCGAAGCGCTCGTGACACTCGCGCTCGCGCCCTTGCCGAACGAAGCGCAGGGCGCCGTCGAGGCGGCGCGGCGCGCGTTGCAGGAGAGTCGCGAACACGCTTCGAGCGGCGACGGCGTTTCACGTCGGCTAACGCAGCCGTTGCAGCCGTTGGCGGAGCGCGCTTCCTCGAACGATGCCCGACTGCGCGCGTGGACGCTCGGCGCGCAACTCGCGGCGCGCGGCGAGCCATCGCTCGCGACGCCGGTGCTCGCGGCCGCGGTGGCGGCGGGCGAGCGCTTCGGCGCCTCCGGGGACGCTATCGCCGCGGCCGTCGCCGCGGGCACCGAGGCGGCCACGCGCGTGCTCGCCGCGCTCGACAGCAGCGACTATCGCGCGCGCTGGAACGTGGTGTCGTCGATCGGCGTGCTCGGCGCGACGCTGGCCGTGGCGCGGCTCCTCCAGCTCGACGCGCCGCGCACGCGGCACGCGCTGGGCGTGGCCGCCACGCAGGCGGCGGGCCTCGCGCGCAACGCGGGCACGGCACTGGAAGCGATCGAGATCGGCAAGGCGGCCGCCGACGCGATCGAAGCGGCATTGATCGCAAAGCACGGCTTCACGAGCGCGGCAGCGGCCATCGACGGCAGGCGCGGGCTGGCCGCGCTCATGGCGTACCGGTTCGACGCGGGGCAGATCGTCGGGCGGGTGGACGCGGCGTGGCTGAGCGGGGCGTAG
- a CDS encoding MarR family winged helix-turn-helix transcriptional regulator, which translates to MGTRKPAKHAALNKRDLEAMSAFRYDLRKFLRASEEIANAAGITTLQYQLLLHVRGFPERQWATVGELAERLQAAPNGTAALVSRCEAAGLVTRKADPADRRQVQVHLTPTGERFLLDLAARHKAIYGAFHWVLDGTGVSFGSRSDE; encoded by the coding sequence ATGGGCACACGCAAGCCAGCGAAGCACGCGGCGCTGAACAAGCGCGATCTCGAAGCGATGTCGGCGTTTCGCTACGACCTGCGCAAATTTCTGCGCGCCTCCGAGGAAATCGCCAATGCCGCCGGCATCACCACGCTGCAATATCAATTGCTGCTGCACGTGCGCGGCTTTCCGGAGCGCCAATGGGCCACCGTGGGCGAACTGGCCGAACGCCTGCAGGCCGCGCCCAACGGCACCGCCGCGCTGGTGTCGCGCTGCGAAGCGGCCGGCCTCGTGACGCGCAAGGCCGATCCGGCCGACCGGCGCCAGGTGCAGGTGCATCTCACGCCCACCGGCGAGCGGTTTCTGCTCGATCTCGCGGCCAGGCACAAGGCGATCTACGGCGCGTTCCACTGGGTCCTCGACGGCACGGGCGTCTCGTTCGGGTCGCGAAGCGACGAGTGA